The genomic DNA GCGCTTCGTGAACAGCTCGGCGCTCGGCGCCCGCATCGGCACCGCCGCGGACGTGTTCGGGCAGTTCGTCTTCCGCGACACCGCGCCCTATCGCGACGGTGCCGGCCTGCCGGTGCCCGACACCGGCAGCGAGCTGAACGCGGGCCTCGCCAAGCTCACCCTCCGGCCGGCCGAGGGGCACGCGCTCCACGCCACGGCGCTCCTGCAGCGATTCGCCTTCGTCAACGGCGGCGATACCGGCGCGGGGGCCCGCTTCGCCAACGCCGTGCAGGCCGACACCGTCACCTTCGGCTACCGATTCGCCCGACCGGACGTGCCGCTCGTCGACCTCAGCCTCGACGGCTACGCGACCACGACCCGCGACGCGCTGACCTTCCTGCAGGACTCGCCGCGCGGTCTCTACGGCCGGCTCGGCACCCGGGCCGGCGACCGCCTGACCTACGACCTCGCCACCGCGGGCTTCGACGCCCACAACACCGCCCGGTTCGAGACCGGCCCGGTCGCGCACGCGCTCACGCTCGGCGGCGACGGCGTGGCGAATCGCGTCCGGACCACCGACCAGGCCGGCGGCTTCGGCGCGGCCTTCACGCCGTCGGGACGGCGGGAGCTGGCCGGCGCCTTCCTCCAGGACGAGATCCGCGCCGCGCCGTGGCTGCGCATCGTCGGCGCGCTCCGGCACGACGGCTACCGGCTCGACGGCGGGGCCTATCGCGCGCGCGGCGCGCGGGTCTCGCCGAAGATCACGGTCGGCGTCGCGCCGGTCGGCGGCCTCGAACTCTACGGGACCTATGCCGAGGGCTACCGCGCGCCCACGATCACCGAGACGCTGATGGAGGGCATCCACCCGTTCCCGGCCTTCGCGATCCTGCCGAATCCGGCGCTGCGGCCGGAGGTGGCCCGCACCGTCGAGGGCGGCGCCAACCTGCGCGCCGACGGGGTGGTGGGGCCGGAGGACGCGCTGCGGGCCAAGCTCGCGCTGTTCGACACGGCGGTCGACGGCTTCATCGACATGCAGGCGGTCGGGCCGGCCTACTACGTCCCGGCGATTCCCGGCGTCCCGGCCTCGATCTGCGCCGCCCGGCCCGGGCGCTTCCCCTGCGTGATCCCGGCCCGGTCCTACCAGTACCGGAACGTCGCCCGGGCCGACCTGTCGGGCGCGGAGCTGGAGGGGACCTACGACTGGGGCCGGGGCTTCGTGTCGCTCGCCGCCACCCACGTCGACGGCCGCGACCGCGCCACCCGCGAGAGCCTGCTCACGGTGCCGCCGGACCGGATCGGCACGACGCTGGGCCTGCGCTTCCTCGCCGACCGGCTCGTCGTGGGCACGCGCCTGACCCTGGTGGAGGCCCGCACCGACCTGCCCGCCGCCGCCCGGAGCCGGGCCACCAAGGCCTACGGGCTGGTGGACCTCTTCGCCACCTGCGCGGTCACCGACCGGATCACCGCGGACGTCGCCGTCCAGAACGTCCTCGACCGGCGCTACCGCGCGTACAACGACGCGCTGGCGAGCCCGGGCCTCGTCGCCAAGGCGTCGCTCAGCATCGCGTTCGCGACCCGGTAGGCGCGGCTAGCGGTAGCGCGACGGGTGGTACTCCCGGTAGCTCAGGCCGATCACGGCCGCGAGCAGGCCGGCTCCCCGGCACAGCGTGTAGCCGCCGCCGATCAGGGTCGCCGGCCTGAGGGACAGGCCGGCGACCCCGAGCCGCAGCAGGCCGCCGGCGAGGCGCGCGAAGCCGCGGCCCGCGTTGGCGAGCCGGCCGCTCACCGTCTCCGGGCGGAGCCGGCCGAGATAGGCCTCGACGCTGCCGCTGCGGTACCAGCGGGCCAGCAGCCAGCGCACCCGCATCCGGTGCGTCGGGATGCTGTCGTAGACCAGGGCCCTCTCGGCCCAGGCGATCCGGTGCCCGGCGAGCATCAGCGTCCGGAAGAAGAACGTGTCCTCGCCGCCCATGGTGTTGAAGCGCATGTCGAAGGACAGGCCCAGCGCCCGGATCACCCGCAGGTCCAGGAGTGCGTTGGCGGTGTAGCCGTCCTCCACGAAGCCGTCGCGGACCGGCAGGCGCTTGGCGAAGAAGCCCCCGGCGGCCGCCCAGGCGGGCGGAACCCGGTCGAAGAACGGCACGACCGGCCCGACGCAGGCCGCGACGCCCGCGGCGAGGGCGGTCTCGAGCAGGTTGCGGAGCCAGTCGCGGTCGGGGAACTCGTCGTCGTCGATCAGCGCGACCCAGTCCGCGCCGGCCGCGGAGGCCTCCGCGAGGCTCCGGTTGCGGACCGCGGCGAGGCCGCGGGTCTCCTCCCGGACGTAGGTGACCGGAAAGCGGCCGGTCGCCCGGTAGGCCTCAACCACCGGGACGGCGGCGCGGCCGCGCCCGTTGTCGATGATCAGGATGCGCAGGGCGGTCTCGGCGAGGCTGCCGAGCCGCTGCTGGTCCAGGGCCTTGAGCAGGCGCGCCAGCCCGACGGGCCGCTCGCAGGTGCAGATGCAGATGCACAGGCGCATCGTCTTACCTCTGTCCGATCGGGAGGGCGTGCGGCCGCGGCCGCAGGCGCTTGCCCGCCGCCTCCAGCAGCGTCGCGGCCAGGAACCGCCAGATCCGCGGATGCCGAAGCGCCAGCACGGTGCCCGCGAGCCACCGCCCGGCCTGGGCCGCCTCGATGACCTGGGCGATCAGCCGCGTCATCGCGAGGCCGTCTCGGTAGGCGCGGCTGCCGTGGCGGACTTCGGCGGACCGCGACCGGGCCTCCGCGAGGCGGCCACGCTCGGTCCGGGCCGCGAAGGCCGCGTCGAGGCGCGCGATGTCGCCCTGGCGCAGCCGGTGCGACAGGGAGGTCGGTCCGCGCCGATAGCCGTAACCGGCATAGGTGGTGACCACGAACCGCGCCCCAGCCGCGAGGGCTTCCAGGCACAGCAGGAAATCCTCGCCGATCCGGACGCCCTCGTCGTACCGGATGCCGTGCCGGCGCAGGATCTCGGCGCGCATCATGGGCTTGAGGTAGCCCAGCTTGGTGACCCGGCTGAGCATGTGGTTGCTGGTGATGTACTTGGCGAGATCGATCTCGAACAGGTACGGCTCCCGGCCGCCATCCAGCATGCCCGGCCCCTGCGGGTCGAACATGTCGGTGAACGGGATCGGGTTGTCGGCGACGATGTCGGCATCCGCCGCGAGCGCGAGATCGAGCAGGGTCCGGGTGCGGTCGGGCAGGATCAGGTCGTCGGCGTCGAGGATCGCGATCCAGCGGCCCCGGGCGGCGTTCAGGGCCGCGTTCCGGGCGCTCGACGGGCCCCGGGGGGCGCCCGGCCCGGCCTCGGCGAGGGGAATCACGCGGACCCGCGGGTCGGCCTCCGCCAGGCGCGCCAGCACGGAGGCGGTCCCGTCCCGCGAGCCGTCATCGACCGCCACGACCTCGACGGCGACGCCGGTCTGGGCCAGGGCGGAGCGGACGGCCGTCGCGATCCACGGCGCCGCATCGTGCGCGGCCATGATGAACGAGACGTCCACGAACGTGCCCCGAGCATCGGACAAGAGTTGATCCGCCATCGCGCTTCCTGGGCCGCCGGGCGCGGCCTCCGAGACCGCCCCCGACTTTGGCCGGAAGCGATCCGGGTGCACGACGCTCAAAGGGCGTAGGGCGGCGGCCATCCCCTCCCATTGCGGGGGATGGCCCCGGCGGCCGGCCGCGGTCAGCGTTCGTCGGAGGCCGTGTCGCCGGCGGCGCGGGAATTCCGGACGGTGAGGCCCTTCGCCAGAATCGCCCGGACGTGGGCGCGCAATCTTTGTTTTCTCGCCGCCGTGGCGGGAGAATCTTTTTCGAGGCTCGAATCGCCGGAGGCTGCCATGCCGAACGCCCCTGAGGCCCGTCACCGCGCGCCGCCATCGCCGAAGCGGCCGGAAGGGTGATCGGCGATACCTATAATGGATTATTTGGCTGGAATCTCGACATTATTGCAACGCAACCAACGAAAACAGTTTTGGTGTTTGTTAAGGTTTATGTCTCCTACTGAGCATTGTCGGACGTGGGCGAACTACGTAGGTAGTATCCGAGGGCCCTCCCGAGGGCAGCATTCAGGGAGGAGATGAGTGCCCAGTCGCTTCTATTTCGACATCGAGAACGGCGAGGAGACGATCCGCGACGCCCAGGGCGTGGAAGCCGAGGACTTGTCCGAGGCGCTGGCGGAGGCCCGCAGCGTGATCGACGAAATGGCGGGTGAACTGGAGGCCGCGGGACCGGGCGGCGCGTGGACGCTCGTCGTGCGCGACGCCACCGGAGCGGAGGTCGGCCGTCTGCCGATCAAGGGCTGAGCCGGAGGGCGGTCCCGGTCGCTGCGCGACGGGATTACGGACTGACCAGCGCGGAGGCGCCGACCCGCCGGCGCGGGGCCCGCAGCAGGCGACGGGCCGGCCGCTCCAGGAGCCGCCACGACAGGTCCGCCAGCAGCAGCGTCAGCAGCAGGTCGAGCGCCATGGAGACCGAGCGCGGTCCGGCGACGTCGATGCCGACGAGGGCCAGCACCCGCTCCGCGTGGAGCGGCACGTGGAACAGGTAGGCGGCGTAGCTGATCACGCCGATCCGGCGCAGCCACGGGATCTCCAGGAGGGCGACCGCGCGGCCGTCCCGCAGCTGGATCACCTGCAGCAGCAGCAGCGCCGCCAGGACGCCGCTGAGGCGGCCGAGAATCAGCCACCAGCCGGTCGGCGCGATCAGGAGCGGCAGGGTCACGAACAGGATCAGCACGCCGGCCAGGGCGGCGTCGCGGGCGAGCCAGGCCGGGAGCGGCCGGGTGCGCAGGCCGGCGAGACCGCCCAGCGCGATCAGCCCGAGATTGGCGAGGGTGTCGACGTCGAAGCACCGCGGCGCGGCGCCCGCCCACAACAGGGCGCCGTGCATCAGGACGCTGATCCCGACCAGGAGCCAGCACAGCGCGCCGAGATGGCGCCGCGGCAGGAACAGGGCCGCCGGCGCGAACAGAAGGTAGAATTGCTGCTCGACGGCGAGACTCCAGAGATGGCCGAGCTCGGTCCCCCAGCCGTTCTGCTCGATGTAGATGTTCGTGACGTAGAACCACGTCGCGAGCTTGAACGCCTCGTCGCCGAGACTGGCCGGATCGCCGGGCCGGACCGTGTAGAGCACGAACAGGAAGACGTAGTAGACCGGCACGATCCGGGCCAGGCGGTTCCGGTAGAACAGCCCGAGGCTGCCGAGCGGCGTCGACGCGCCCGCCTCCACGGCCGTGCGGGCGGCGGCGAGGATCCGGACGATCAGGAAGCCGCTCAGGACGAAGAACAGCCACACGCCGGTCGTGCCGAGGGCCTCGGTCCTCGGGCTCGGCGCCTTGTGGCTGACGAAGACCATCAGGAACGCCAGGGCCCGCAGGCCGTCGAACCCGTTGATGC from Methylobacterium radiotolerans JCM 2831 includes the following:
- a CDS encoding TonB-dependent hemoglobin/transferrin/lactoferrin family receptor; amino-acid sequence: MPYASHRALVALGVVLATLPGARAEEAGQAALPEPAIGLDTLSVTATKTAIPAVDALAGTSVVPRAALDRLQPGRLSEVLRDVPGVITQENRNDPAQAINIRGLQDFGRVNVLVDGARQDFQVSGHGANGVFYLDPELVGGVDVTRGPTATVYGSGAIGGVAAFRTRSIDDILAPDESAGFVQKQGFGTNGQRFVNSSALGARIGTAADVFGQFVFRDTAPYRDGAGLPVPDTGSELNAGLAKLTLRPAEGHALHATALLQRFAFVNGGDTGAGARFANAVQADTVTFGYRFARPDVPLVDLSLDGYATTTRDALTFLQDSPRGLYGRLGTRAGDRLTYDLATAGFDAHNTARFETGPVAHALTLGGDGVANRVRTTDQAGGFGAAFTPSGRRELAGAFLQDEIRAAPWLRIVGALRHDGYRLDGGAYRARGARVSPKITVGVAPVGGLELYGTYAEGYRAPTITETLMEGIHPFPAFAILPNPALRPEVARTVEGGANLRADGVVGPEDALRAKLALFDTAVDGFIDMQAVGPAYYVPAIPGVPASICAARPGRFPCVIPARSYQYRNVARADLSGAELEGTYDWGRGFVSLAATHVDGRDRATRESLLTVPPDRIGTTLGLRFLADRLVVGTRLTLVEARTDLPAAARSRATKAYGLVDLFATCAVTDRITADVAVQNVLDRRYRAYNDALASPGLVAKASLSIAFATR
- a CDS encoding glycosyltransferase family 2 protein, yielding MRLCICICTCERPVGLARLLKALDQQRLGSLAETALRILIIDNGRGRAAVPVVEAYRATGRFPVTYVREETRGLAAVRNRSLAEASAAGADWVALIDDDEFPDRDWLRNLLETALAAGVAACVGPVVPFFDRVPPAWAAAGGFFAKRLPVRDGFVEDGYTANALLDLRVIRALGLSFDMRFNTMGGEDTFFFRTLMLAGHRIAWAERALVYDSIPTHRMRVRWLLARWYRSGSVEAYLGRLRPETVSGRLANAGRGFARLAGGLLRLGVAGLSLRPATLIGGGYTLCRGAGLLAAVIGLSYREYHPSRYR
- a CDS encoding glycosyltransferase family 2 protein — translated: MADQLLSDARGTFVDVSFIMAAHDAAPWIATAVRSALAQTGVAVEVVAVDDGSRDGTASVLARLAEADPRVRVIPLAEAGPGAPRGPSSARNAALNAARGRWIAILDADDLILPDRTRTLLDLALAADADIVADNPIPFTDMFDPQGPGMLDGGREPYLFEIDLAKYITSNHMLSRVTKLGYLKPMMRAEILRRHGIRYDEGVRIGEDFLLCLEALAAGARFVVTTYAGYGYRRGPTSLSHRLRQGDIARLDAAFAARTERGRLAEARSRSAEVRHGSRAYRDGLAMTRLIAQVIEAAQAGRWLAGTVLALRHPRIWRFLAATLLEAAGKRLRPRPHALPIGQR
- a CDS encoding DUF6894 family protein, yielding MPSRFYFDIENGEETIRDAQGVEAEDLSEALAEARSVIDEMAGELEAAGPGGAWTLVVRDATGAEVGRLPIKG
- a CDS encoding acyltransferase family protein, whose protein sequence is MAPSERRINGFDGLRALAFLMVFVSHKAPSPRTEALGTTGVWLFFVLSGFLIVRILAAARTAVEAGASTPLGSLGLFYRNRLARIVPVYYVFLFVLYTVRPGDPASLGDEAFKLATWFYVTNIYIEQNGWGTELGHLWSLAVEQQFYLLFAPAALFLPRRHLGALCWLLVGISVLMHGALLWAGAAPRCFDVDTLANLGLIALGGLAGLRTRPLPAWLARDAALAGVLILFVTLPLLIAPTGWWLILGRLSGVLAALLLLQVIQLRDGRAVALLEIPWLRRIGVISYAAYLFHVPLHAERVLALVGIDVAGPRSVSMALDLLLTLLLADLSWRLLERPARRLLRAPRRRVGASALVSP